The Anaerohalosphaeraceae bacterium sequence CAGCAAAATCTCTATTTCCTGTCTTCTTATGGATTTAGGGATTTGCAGCCGGATTTTTCTCCGGCTGCAGCCCCTTTAATTTCTTCCCTGCACAAGACGGCAGGCTCGGTTAAAAACCTGTTAAAAACACCTTATTTCCGACGGACAACAGCCAGCAATCCGCCCAGCCCCAGCAGAGCCATCGTCGCCGGCTCCGGCACAGCTGCCTCGGCATACGTTGTAGCCACAACCAGATTGTCCACCGTCAAACGCAGCGAACCGCTGGTTCCCTGGCGAAAAGCATAAGCCGTGTTCGCATTGCTTGTATACCAGTTCTGGGTCAGGACTTCTGTACCGTTAACCCACATCGTGCAAAGGCCGGTCGTAAAATTGTAGGATGTAACAACTCGATAGGTCTGTTCTACATCATAAACATAGCCCGTCAAAGCCCCGGGATAGGCTGAAACTCCAAACAGGCCGAACGCAAACTTGCCGCCGCTTGCCATATCTACACCTACGCGGGCTGCAAAATTGCTCGTTCCCTGCAGGAAATGAGCAAAATAATCTTTTCCCGTCGAGGCCGAACCGACAATCACATCCAATCCGGCATACCAGATATCTCCCGACCCCATGGTCGCCCCAACCGACTTGTTCACATCTTCCGCCGAAGTACTCTGTGTGATCAGTTTCACTGTTCCATTCACAACCTGTACAGGTGCATTTCCGGCACCGCTGTGAGCCGCCCAGCCGCCTTGCCCGACCAAATTTCCATTGGTGTAAGAATCAAAATTGTCAGACATCAAAATGGCGGCAAAACTGGGACCAACCCATGCACACAATAACAGCAACAAACAGAATTTCTTCATCTTTCCAACCTCCATACAAAAGTTTCCTCGTTTCCTGTTCAAAACAACCCCACACACTTCACACATTCTCAAGCACAACCGCTGTGCTGTCAAGGTCTGAAACCTACTTTCCGATTATTAAAAACAAATAAGCATCCGGTTAAGTTTTCCGCAAATTTTCAGCAACCTTTCAGCAACAGTTCCGAGCCCCCCTTACCCCTCCAGGACAATTACATCTGCCGGATTGACCCCGCACAAAACCTCTGCTCCCGGCAAAAGCCCCTCCGCCCGACCGGAAAAAACCGTCACCGTCCACACAACCCCCGCATTCAGCCGCACTTCTATCTGACTTAATTCACCGTAGTAGGCAATGCTTTGAACCGTCCCCGCCAGAAGGTTTGGGCGATTTCTATCCGCAAAATCTTTTATGTCGTGAATCTGCACCTTTTCCGGACGCACGCAGCATTTCACCGCCGACCCCGCCGTTCGGTCTGTCTTCATTTCAGACGCCAGAACCCCCGCCTCTGTACGAATCTTCACAGGACTGGTTTGCAACAGATTTCCTGTTAAAAAATTTGCCTCGCCGATAAAATCCGCTACAAATTCATTTTTCGGCCGCTGATAAATCTCCTCTGGTCTGCCGAGCTGCACAATCCGCCCGCCGGAGAGCACCGCAATTCGGTCCGCCATCGACAGCGCCTCTTTCTGGTCATGCGTCACATACACCGCCGTTGTCTGCGATTCCTTCACCAGCCGCCGCAGTTCCGTTCGCATCTTTGCCCGCAGCCGTGCATCCAGATTGCTCAGCGGTTCATCCAGCAGAAGACACTGCGGCTGCGCCGCCAGCGCCCGTGCCAGCGCCACCCGCTGCTGCTGACCGCCTGAGAGCTGATTGGGCTTGCGCTGGGCAAACGCCTCCATCTGCACCACCGCCAGCTTCTCCATCGCAATCTTCCGCCGCCGCTCCGGCTCAATGCCCTGCATCTGCGGCCCGAACTCGACATTCTCAATCACCTTCAGATGCGGCCAGAGCGCATAATTCTGGAAGACCATCGCCGTCCGCCGCTTCTCCGCCGCCAGATGCGTCACATCCCGCCCGTCGAACAAAATCCGGCCGCTTGTCGGCTCCAGCAGACCCGCCAAAATCCGCAGCAGCGTCGTCTTGCCGCACCTGCTGGGCCCCAGCAGAAAGAAAAACTCCCCCGGCTCAATCACCAA is a genomic window containing:
- a CDS encoding PEP-CTERM sorting domain-containing protein; this translates as MKKFCLLLLLCAWVGPSFAAILMSDNFDSYTNGNLVGQGGWAAHSGAGNAPVQVVNGTVKLITQSTSAEDVNKSVGATMGSGDIWYAGLDVIVGSASTGKDYFAHFLQGTSNFAARVGVDMASGGKFAFGLFGVSAYPGALTGYVYDVEQTYRVVTSYNFTTGLCTMWVNGTEVLTQNWYTSNANTAYAFRQGTSGSLRLTVDNLVVATTYAEAAVPEPATMALLGLGGLLAVVRRK
- a CDS encoding ABC transporter ATP-binding protein, with the translated sequence MIEIRLEGISKAYAQGAGSGPVLEKIDLVIEPGEFFFLLGPSRCGKTTLLRILAGLLEPTSGRILFDGRDVTHLAAEKRRTAMVFQNYALWPHLKVIENVEFGPQMQGIEPERRRKIAMEKLAVVQMEAFAQRKPNQLSGGQQQRVALARALAAQPQCLLLDEPLSNLDARLRAKMRTELRRLVKESQTTAVYVTHDQKEALSMADRIAVLSGGRIVQLGRPEEIYQRPKNEFVADFIGEANFLTGNLLQTSPVKIRTEAGVLASEMKTDRTAGSAVKCCVRPEKVQIHDIKDFADRNRPNLLAGTVQSIAYYGELSQIEVRLNAGVVWTVTVFSGRAEGLLPGAEVLCGVNPADVIVLEG